One part of the Phacochoerus africanus isolate WHEZ1 chromosome 7, ROS_Pafr_v1, whole genome shotgun sequence genome encodes these proteins:
- the TDG gene encoding G/T mismatch-specific thymine DNA glycosylase isoform X2, with amino-acid sequence MMTEVPNMAATNEQGMPAEVPAPAPVQEPIQEIPKGRKRRSRTTEPKTPVEPKKPAEAKKSGKSTKSKEKQEKITDAFKVKRKVDRFNGVSEAELLTKTLPDILTFNLDIVIIGINPGLMAAYKGHHYPGPGNHFWKCLFMSGLSEVQLSHLDDHTLPGKYGIGFTNMVERTTPGSKDLSSKEFREGGRILVQKLQKYQPRIAVFNGKCIYEIFSKEVFGVKVKNLEFGLQPHKIPDTETLCYVMPSSSARCAQFPRAQDKVHYYIKLKDLRDQLKGIERNTDVQEVQYTFDLQLAQEDAKKMAVKEEKYDPGYEAAYGGAYGENPCSSEPCSFASNGLTDSGDSTFSDIPNGQWMTQPFTDQIPSFNNHRGTQEQEEGNCA; translated from the exons ATGATGACCGAAGTTCCTAATATGGCAGCTACGAACGAACAAGGAATGCCAGCAGAagttccagccccagctcctgtTCAGGAACCTATACAAG AGATTCCTAAAGGTAGGAAAAGAAGATCCAGGACAACAGAACCAAAAACACCAGTGGAACCCAAAAAACCTGCTGAGGCCAAAAAATCTGGCAAATccacaaaatcaaaagaaaagcaagagaaaattacagacgcttttaaagtgaaaagaaaagtagACCGATTCAATGGTGTTTCAGAAGCTGAACTTCTGACCAAGACTCTGCCGGACATTTTGACTTTCAATCTGGACATTGTGATT ATCGGCATAAACCCAGGACTAATGGCTGCTTACAAAGGCCATCATTATCCTGGACCTGGAAACCATTTCT GGAAGTGTCTGTTTATGTCGGGGCTGAGTGAGGTCCAGCTGAGTCACCTGGATGATCACACTCTACCAGGGAAGTATGGTATTGGGTTTACCAATATGGTGGAAAGGACAACGCCCGGCAGCAAGGATCTTTCCAG TAAAGAATTTCGTGAAGGAGGACGTATTCTAGTGCAGAAATTACAGAAATATCAGCCACGAATAGCAGTGTTTAATGGAAAAT gtatttatgaaatttttagTAAGGAAGTTTTTGGAGTAAAGGTTAAGAACTTAGAATTTGGACTTCAACCCCATAAGATCCCAGACACAGAAACT CTCTGTTATGTTATGCCATCATCCAGTGCCAGATGTGCTCAGTTTCCTCGAGCCCAGGACAAAGTTCATTACTACATTAAGCTGAAGGACTTGAGGGATCAGCTGAAAGGCATTGAACGAAACACAGACGTTCAAGAGGTGCAATATACATTTGACCTGCAGCTGGCCCAAG AGGATGCAAAGAAGATGGCTGTGAAGGAAGAAAAGTATGATCCAGGCTATGAAGCAGCATATGGTGGTGCTTATGGTGAAAATCCATGCAGTAGTGAACCTTGCAGCTTCGCTTCAAATGGGCTGA CTGACAGTGGGGACTCCACTTTTAGTGACATTCCAAATGGGCAATGGATGACCCAGCCTTTTACAGACCAGATTCCTTCCTTTAACAATCACCGTGGGACGcaagagcaggaagaaggaaactgTGCTTAA
- the TDG gene encoding G/T mismatch-specific thymine DNA glycosylase isoform X1 yields the protein MEAENASSYSLQQAQAFYTFPFQQMMTEVPNMAATNEQGMPAEVPAPAPVQEPIQEIPKGRKRRSRTTEPKTPVEPKKPAEAKKSGKSTKSKEKQEKITDAFKVKRKVDRFNGVSEAELLTKTLPDILTFNLDIVIIGINPGLMAAYKGHHYPGPGNHFWKCLFMSGLSEVQLSHLDDHTLPGKYGIGFTNMVERTTPGSKDLSSKEFREGGRILVQKLQKYQPRIAVFNGKCIYEIFSKEVFGVKVKNLEFGLQPHKIPDTETLCYVMPSSSARCAQFPRAQDKVHYYIKLKDLRDQLKGIERNTDVQEVQYTFDLQLAQEDAKKMAVKEEKYDPGYEAAYGGAYGENPCSSEPCSFASNGLTDSGDSTFSDIPNGQWMTQPFTDQIPSFNNHRGTQEQEEGNCA from the exons CTATTCTCTTCAGCAAGCTCAAGCTTTTTATACATTTCCATTCCAACAAATGATGACCGAAGTTCCTAATATGGCAGCTACGAACGAACAAGGAATGCCAGCAGAagttccagccccagctcctgtTCAGGAACCTATACAAG AGATTCCTAAAGGTAGGAAAAGAAGATCCAGGACAACAGAACCAAAAACACCAGTGGAACCCAAAAAACCTGCTGAGGCCAAAAAATCTGGCAAATccacaaaatcaaaagaaaagcaagagaaaattacagacgcttttaaagtgaaaagaaaagtagACCGATTCAATGGTGTTTCAGAAGCTGAACTTCTGACCAAGACTCTGCCGGACATTTTGACTTTCAATCTGGACATTGTGATT ATCGGCATAAACCCAGGACTAATGGCTGCTTACAAAGGCCATCATTATCCTGGACCTGGAAACCATTTCT GGAAGTGTCTGTTTATGTCGGGGCTGAGTGAGGTCCAGCTGAGTCACCTGGATGATCACACTCTACCAGGGAAGTATGGTATTGGGTTTACCAATATGGTGGAAAGGACAACGCCCGGCAGCAAGGATCTTTCCAG TAAAGAATTTCGTGAAGGAGGACGTATTCTAGTGCAGAAATTACAGAAATATCAGCCACGAATAGCAGTGTTTAATGGAAAAT gtatttatgaaatttttagTAAGGAAGTTTTTGGAGTAAAGGTTAAGAACTTAGAATTTGGACTTCAACCCCATAAGATCCCAGACACAGAAACT CTCTGTTATGTTATGCCATCATCCAGTGCCAGATGTGCTCAGTTTCCTCGAGCCCAGGACAAAGTTCATTACTACATTAAGCTGAAGGACTTGAGGGATCAGCTGAAAGGCATTGAACGAAACACAGACGTTCAAGAGGTGCAATATACATTTGACCTGCAGCTGGCCCAAG AGGATGCAAAGAAGATGGCTGTGAAGGAAGAAAAGTATGATCCAGGCTATGAAGCAGCATATGGTGGTGCTTATGGTGAAAATCCATGCAGTAGTGAACCTTGCAGCTTCGCTTCAAATGGGCTGA CTGACAGTGGGGACTCCACTTTTAGTGACATTCCAAATGGGCAATGGATGACCCAGCCTTTTACAGACCAGATTCCTTCCTTTAACAATCACCGTGGGACGcaagagcaggaagaaggaaactgTGCTTAA